The following are encoded in a window of Ruminiclostridium herbifermentans genomic DNA:
- a CDS encoding glycosyl hydrolase family 8, whose translation MMSSMKFKSAKTFVMTVVLLISLILPTILVNAADAAPFPYNAKYPYGAFSSLADDQSSANQLVKAEWESWKSAHITSNGARGFKRVQRDAATNYDTVSEGLGYGMLLAVYFGEQQLFNDLYGYVKCYFNSNGLMSWHIDANGNIIGNDGIGAATDADEDIAVALVFAHKKWGSNGSVNYESEAKSYISKIYNHMVERGTYIIKNGDTWGGTSCVNPSYFAPAWYRIYADFTGNSEWLKVADKCYEIIDRAKNPNTGLVPDWCTAAGGPANGMGYDFLYDAIRYQWRTAIDYSWYGTAKAKTNCDQISNFFKKIGITNIKDGYTITGNQINSNHTATFVSCGAAAAMTGTDSEYAKSAYNENVKVKDQGSYVYFGNSLRMLVLLYTTGNFPNLYNYKVEIPTFTKGDVNKDGSVDALDFAALKKALLSQSFNEIDTKAADMNEDGNIDAVDFANLKIFLLSK comes from the coding sequence ATGATGAGTAGCATGAAATTTAAAAGCGCTAAGACGTTCGTAATGACAGTAGTACTTTTAATATCTTTGATATTGCCAACTATTCTTGTAAATGCAGCAGATGCAGCTCCATTCCCATATAATGCAAAGTATCCATATGGTGCGTTCAGTTCGTTGGCAGATGACCAATCATCAGCTAACCAGCTTGTAAAAGCAGAGTGGGAATCTTGGAAGAGCGCACACATAACAAGTAATGGAGCAAGAGGTTTTAAAAGAGTTCAGAGAGATGCTGCTACTAACTATGATACCGTATCAGAAGGTCTTGGATATGGTATGTTACTTGCAGTATATTTCGGAGAGCAGCAACTATTTAATGACTTATATGGATATGTAAAATGTTATTTTAATTCAAATGGATTAATGTCTTGGCATATTGATGCAAATGGAAATATAATAGGCAATGATGGAATAGGTGCAGCAACTGATGCTGATGAAGATATTGCAGTTGCGCTAGTATTTGCTCATAAAAAATGGGGTTCAAACGGTTCAGTTAACTATGAATCAGAAGCGAAGTCATATATCAGTAAGATTTACAACCACATGGTTGAAAGAGGTACATATATAATTAAAAACGGTGATACTTGGGGAGGAACTAGTTGTGTAAATCCATCATATTTTGCGCCAGCATGGTATAGGATTTACGCAGATTTCACAGGAAATTCAGAATGGCTTAAAGTTGCTGATAAGTGCTATGAGATAATAGACAGAGCTAAAAATCCAAATACAGGTCTTGTTCCAGACTGGTGTACTGCAGCAGGTGGACCAGCAAACGGAATGGGTTACGACTTCTTATACGATGCAATCCGTTATCAATGGAGAACAGCAATAGACTACAGTTGGTACGGTACTGCAAAAGCGAAAACAAACTGCGATCAAATATCTAATTTCTTTAAGAAAATAGGTATCACAAATATTAAAGATGGATATACAATAACAGGAAATCAGATAAATTCAAATCACACAGCTACATTTGTATCTTGCGGAGCTGCAGCAGCTATGACAGGTACAGACAGTGAATATGCAAAAAGTGCTTATAATGAAAATGTAAAAGTAAAAGATCAAGGTTCTTATGTATATTTTGGAAATTCACTAAGAATGCTTGTACTACTATATACAACCGGAAACTTTCCAAATCTATATAACTACAAAGTAGAAATTCCTACATTTACAAAAGGTGATGTTAATAAAGACGGATCAGTAGATGCACTAGATTTTGCAGCATTAAAGAAAGCTCTTTTGTCACAATCATTCAATGAAATAGACACAAAAGCAGCAGATATGAATGAAGATGGAAACATAGATGCTGTTGATTTTGCTAACTTAAAAATATTTTTGCTTAGCAAATAA
- a CDS encoding glycoside hydrolase family 9 protein: MKKIMAVTVAAALILTLIPKPQATAAPTFNYGEALQKSIMFYEFQRSGALPADKRDNWRGDSGLKDGSDVGLDLTGGWYDAGDHVKFNLPMSYTSTMLAWSLYEDKEAYEKSGQLKYIKDAIKWANDYFIKCHPSPNVYYYQVGNGTVDHAWWGPAEVMQMDRPAYKLDSSNPGTAVSAGTAASLAAAAIVFKDSDPEYSATCLKHAKELFAFADATRSDTGYQKAAANFYSSSAFWDELSWAATWIYMATNDSTYLTKAESYVDNWGREQQSETIAYKWGQCWDDVHYGAELLLARITKKPIYIESIERHLDYWTTGVDGQRITYTPKGLAWLFQWGSLRHATTTAFLAGVWAESELCTPSKVSIYNDFLKSQVDYALGSTGRSFVVGYGVNPPKHPHHRTAHSSWTDQMTNPDYHRHTIYGALVGGPDSKDAYSDKIDNFVDNEIADDYNAGFTGALAKLYEKYGGDPIPNFKAIEEITNDEIIIKASLNSTGPTYTEIKAVVYNQTGWPARVTDKLSFKYFMDLTEVVNANVDPLSLAVRMNYSEGKGITISKVLPWDTSKNIYYVNIDMTGENIYPGGQSAHRREVQFRISAPDGTNYWDPTNDFSYKGIKAGSTVELTQYIPVYDNGVKVFGTEPAGGTPPVEDVLYGDVNDDKSVDSIDLAVLKKYLLDNSTTINLKAADTYKDGSIDSLDFATLKKYLLGTTTELPVKA, encoded by the coding sequence GTGAAGAAAATTATGGCTGTTACAGTAGCAGCTGCACTGATTTTAACACTGATTCCAAAACCACAAGCAACTGCTGCTCCTACCTTTAATTATGGTGAAGCATTGCAAAAATCAATTATGTTTTATGAATTCCAGCGTTCTGGAGCTCTCCCAGCTGATAAACGCGATAACTGGAGAGGTGACTCTGGATTAAAAGATGGTTCAGATGTAGGACTTGATCTAACTGGTGGATGGTATGATGCTGGAGATCACGTAAAATTTAATTTACCAATGTCTTATACATCAACAATGTTAGCTTGGTCATTATATGAAGATAAAGAGGCATATGAAAAAAGCGGCCAATTGAAATACATAAAGGATGCTATAAAATGGGCTAATGACTATTTTATAAAATGTCATCCTTCACCAAATGTATACTATTATCAGGTTGGAAATGGTACAGTTGACCATGCATGGTGGGGCCCTGCGGAAGTAATGCAGATGGACAGGCCTGCATATAAGCTAGACAGTTCAAACCCTGGAACAGCTGTATCAGCTGGAACAGCTGCATCATTAGCAGCAGCGGCAATAGTATTTAAAGACAGTGATCCAGAATATTCTGCTACATGCTTAAAACATGCAAAAGAACTATTTGCTTTTGCTGATGCAACAAGAAGCGATACTGGATATCAAAAGGCAGCTGCTAATTTCTATAGTTCTTCTGCATTTTGGGATGAATTATCTTGGGCAGCAACCTGGATTTATATGGCAACAAACGATAGCACTTACTTAACTAAAGCAGAATCCTATGTGGATAATTGGGGAAGAGAGCAGCAGTCAGAAACTATAGCATACAAGTGGGGACAATGCTGGGATGATGTACACTATGGTGCTGAATTACTGCTAGCGAGAATTACAAAAAAACCAATTTATATTGAAAGCATTGAAAGACATTTAGATTATTGGACAACTGGAGTTGATGGACAGAGAATTACATACACTCCAAAAGGATTAGCATGGTTATTCCAATGGGGTTCACTAAGACATGCTACAACAACAGCTTTTCTTGCTGGAGTTTGGGCAGAAAGTGAATTATGTACACCATCAAAGGTTTCCATATATAATGACTTCCTTAAGAGTCAAGTTGATTATGCCCTTGGAAGTACAGGAAGAAGTTTTGTGGTAGGATATGGTGTAAATCCACCTAAGCATCCACATCACAGAACAGCACATAGTTCATGGACTGATCAAATGACTAATCCAGATTATCATCGCCATACAATATATGGTGCACTAGTTGGAGGACCTGACAGTAAGGATGCTTATTCTGATAAAATAGATAATTTTGTAGATAATGAAATAGCAGATGATTACAATGCTGGTTTTACTGGAGCATTGGCAAAATTGTATGAAAAATACGGTGGAGATCCAATTCCAAACTTTAAGGCAATTGAAGAGATAACAAACGACGAAATAATTATTAAAGCAAGCTTAAATTCAACTGGTCCTACTTATACTGAGATAAAGGCTGTTGTATATAACCAGACAGGATGGCCTGCAAGAGTGACAGACAAGCTTTCATTCAAATACTTTATGGATCTTACAGAAGTTGTAAATGCTAATGTTGACCCATTAAGCCTTGCAGTTAGAATGAATTATTCAGAAGGTAAAGGAATTACAATATCCAAAGTATTACCTTGGGATACTTCAAAAAATATTTACTATGTCAATATAGATATGACAGGTGAGAATATTTATCCAGGTGGACAATCTGCACATAGAAGAGAAGTACAATTCAGGATATCAGCACCTGATGGAACAAATTATTGGGATCCAACAAATGATTTCTCATATAAGGGAATCAAAGCTGGTAGTACAGTAGAATTAACTCAATACATTCCTGTTTATGATAATGGCGTTAAAGTATTCGGTACAGAGCCAGCAGGAGGTACACCACCTGTAGAAGATGTTTTATATGGTGATGTTAATGACGATAAGAGCGTTGATTCAATTGATTTAGCAGTATTAAAGAAATACTTGCTAGATAATAGTACAACAATCAATTTAAAAGCTGCTGATACATACAAAGATGGTAGCATTGATTCACTAGACTTTGCTACTTTAAAGAAGTATTTGCTAGGCACTACTACAGAGTTGCCTGTAAAAGCTTGA
- a CDS encoding glycoside hydrolase family 9 protein, whose translation MKKRLCKRISLLVAVVMLLTSAFSSAVFAVEYTGNYFSVGELIQENTFDSGKGLPWHVVESDQGKADFDISGGTYNVTIKNKGVNRWDVQLRHRGLRLESGHRYTVKFSVTSTANCQIYPKIGDQGEPYEEYWNYNNRSWAKVDLQAGVKKTVTETFTANTTKDTIEFAFHLGGDCVTSATPYTLKFDDIYLSDPQFKGYPEPVPEPTNAIRVNQVGYFTNLAKVATLVSSSTTPQNWSLKNSSGTVVATGKTTVKGFDKSSGDDVHIIDFSTYNVEGKNYKLVVGSDESLPFDIGTDLYTKLKYDAIKYFYHNRSGIKIEMPYADRQDLTRPAGHPNDVLKPDPTKNYQANYSLDITGGWYDAGDHGKYVVNGGISTWTVQNQYERAKYLGDVSIAPYADDTMNIPESGNGLPDILDESRYNLKTLLKMQVPAGNTLAGMVHHKAHDEKWTALAVRPDQDEQPRWLQPPSTAATLNLAAIAAQGSRLWKEFDASFANTCLTAAETAWDAAVKNPNILAPMEQSSGGGAYGDDYVLDDFYWAACELYVTTGKAKYLDYIKTSKHYLEEPSSLTGGEALGVTGCFDWGNTAGLGTISLALVPNGLPAADVATAKANIKKAADDFIAISNKQGYGAPIEESRVAVNGIEIIGYPWGSNSFIVNEAIVMAYAYEFSNDAKYLNGAVTAMDYILGRNPNVQSYVTGYGDNPLENPHHRFWAYQADNSFPTAPAGCLSGGPNSGLQDPWVKGSGWSAGSRPPQKCFMDHIESWSTNEVTINWNAPLAWITSYLDEKANDEGGSNPGGLLGDANGDGNVDALDFAAVKQYMLTGKEINMKNADVNGDGDVNALDFARIKQYLLGAITSF comes from the coding sequence ATGAAAAAAAGGCTATGCAAAAGAATTTCATTATTAGTAGCAGTAGTTATGCTACTAACAAGTGCATTTAGTTCAGCAGTATTTGCAGTAGAGTACACTGGTAACTACTTCAGTGTTGGTGAACTAATTCAAGAAAACACATTTGATTCAGGAAAAGGCCTTCCATGGCACGTTGTTGAATCAGACCAAGGTAAGGCTGATTTTGACATTTCAGGTGGAACATACAACGTAACAATCAAGAACAAAGGTGTTAACAGATGGGATGTTCAGTTACGTCATAGAGGTCTAAGACTAGAAAGCGGTCACAGATATACTGTTAAGTTCTCAGTAACTTCAACAGCAAATTGCCAAATATATCCTAAAATAGGTGACCAAGGTGAACCTTATGAGGAATATTGGAACTACAATAACAGAAGCTGGGCTAAAGTAGATTTACAGGCAGGCGTTAAGAAGACTGTAACAGAAACTTTCACAGCTAATACTACTAAGGATACTATCGAATTTGCTTTCCATTTAGGTGGAGATTGTGTTACTTCAGCAACTCCATACACATTAAAATTCGATGACATTTATTTGTCAGATCCTCAGTTCAAGGGATATCCTGAGCCAGTGCCAGAACCAACAAATGCAATTCGTGTAAATCAGGTAGGATATTTCACTAACTTAGCTAAAGTTGCAACTTTAGTATCAAGTTCAACAACTCCACAAAACTGGTCATTAAAGAACAGTTCTGGAACAGTTGTTGCTACAGGAAAAACAACTGTAAAGGGCTTTGATAAATCATCTGGTGATGATGTTCATATTATTGACTTCTCAACATATAATGTTGAAGGCAAAAATTATAAATTGGTTGTAGGTTCTGATGAGAGTTTACCTTTTGATATCGGAACAGATTTATATACTAAATTGAAATATGATGCAATTAAATATTTCTATCATAACAGAAGTGGTATAAAGATTGAGATGCCATATGCTGACCGTCAAGATTTAACACGTCCTGCAGGACATCCAAACGATGTACTTAAGCCAGACCCAACAAAGAATTATCAAGCTAATTATTCATTGGATATAACTGGTGGTTGGTACGACGCTGGTGACCATGGTAAATATGTTGTTAATGGCGGTATTTCAACATGGACAGTACAAAATCAATATGAGCGCGCAAAGTATTTAGGAGATGTATCTATAGCTCCTTATGCAGATGATACAATGAATATTCCTGAGAGTGGAAATGGCTTACCTGACATTCTCGATGAATCACGTTACAACTTAAAGACTTTATTGAAGATGCAAGTTCCAGCTGGTAATACTTTAGCTGGTATGGTTCACCATAAAGCACATGACGAAAAGTGGACAGCACTTGCTGTACGTCCTGACCAGGATGAACAACCACGTTGGTTACAACCACCAAGTACAGCAGCTACATTGAATCTTGCTGCAATAGCTGCACAGGGTTCACGTCTATGGAAAGAATTTGATGCTTCCTTTGCTAATACATGCTTAACAGCAGCAGAAACAGCATGGGATGCAGCAGTTAAGAATCCTAATATATTAGCTCCTATGGAGCAGAGTTCCGGTGGTGGAGCATACGGTGACGATTATGTTCTAGATGATTTCTACTGGGCAGCTTGTGAATTATATGTTACTACTGGAAAAGCTAAATATTTAGATTATATTAAGACTTCAAAGCATTATCTTGAAGAACCAAGTTCATTAACTGGTGGAGAAGCTCTTGGAGTTACAGGATGTTTTGACTGGGGTAATACTGCAGGTCTTGGAACAATTTCACTTGCACTTGTTCCAAATGGTTTACCAGCAGCTGATGTTGCTACAGCTAAGGCTAATATAAAGAAAGCAGCAGATGATTTTATAGCTATATCTAATAAACAAGGTTATGGAGCACCAATTGAAGAGAGCAGAGTTGCTGTTAACGGAATAGAAATAATTGGTTATCCATGGGGTTCAAACTCATTTATTGTTAACGAAGCAATTGTTATGGCATATGCATATGAATTCAGTAACGATGCAAAATATCTAAACGGTGCAGTTACAGCTATGGACTATATCTTAGGACGTAACCCTAATGTTCAGAGCTATGTAACAGGTTATGGTGATAATCCACTTGAAAACCCACATCACCGTTTCTGGGCTTATCAAGCAGATAATTCATTCCCAACAGCACCTGCTGGATGTTTATCAGGTGGACCTAACTCTGGATTACAAGATCCTTGGGTTAAGGGATCAGGTTGGTCTGCAGGTTCAAGACCACCACAAAAATGCTTCATGGATCATATCGAATCATGGTCAACAAACGAAGTAACAATTAACTGGAATGCTCCTTTAGCTTGGATAACATCTTACCTTGATGAAAAAGCAAACGATGAAGGTGGATCAAATCCAGGTGGATTATTAGGTGATGCTAATGGTGATGGCAATGTAGATGCATTAGACTTTGCCGCTGTTAAACAGTACATGTTAACAGGTAAAGAAATAAATATGAAGAATGCAGATGTTAACGGTGATGGCGATGTAAATGCTCTTGACTTCGCAAGAATTAAGCAGTATTTATTAGGTGCTATTACTAGCTTCTAA